CTCTTATAAAATTAGTTGTACCACCATATAATGTGTTTTGTACTATAATATGATCTCCTGCTTCCAAAAAAGCCAAAAACATATGACTTATCGCCGCCATACCAGAACCAAAAATCATAGCTGTTTCGGTTTGTTCTAAACCTGCTATCTTTTTGACTAGATACTCTTGATTTGGTGTATTAAAATATCGGGGATAACGTTTTACATCAACATCCATAAATTCATAAGAGGATGATAGATATATTGGGGATATAGCGCCTTTAAACTGATCATCAGGAACTTCTCCTAGATGCGCGCAGATGGTATTTAAACCTTGTTTGTCTAATTTCATTTTAGGAATACTTTAAAGCCTGTAATTTACTAATTTATTACCGCTTAAGTTAATAGAAAGACGACTATTATTAAAATGATTGACAATGATTTAACTAGTCCTTAACTTAATATGTCCTCTTCCTTTTGTACTTTATAACCTATGATAGCACAAGACAAAACAAGACATGAAGATCTTTTAAAACAATCCATTGCACATTTAGAATTTTTGGGGTACGAAAACATTAAGGCGGATTTAGAAGGATACGACCACCCAAAAACGTTTGTTAAAAAAGAGAATAACAGCGTGATTACGCCAGATATTACGGCTTACAAACGAACTAAAAAATACTTTTTTGAATTGGGAATTAAAAGCAATAAACCAACACTTTTAAAAACAAAATGGCGCCTTTTAGATGTTGTAAAACGAATGAAAGCACAACGCTTTAAAATTATAACGACCAAAGGACATTATAGTTTTACTAATAAAATTTTGGACGAATTAAATTTAGATAAAACAGTAATGAAAATATAAAAATTTAAAAAACAGCTATTGTTGTTTTTTTAATCCTCTACTTTACTTTGCTTAACAATTGCTTTTAAGCGCTCTTTTCTAGTAAGCACTTCCTTTTTCTTTTTATTAATCTTTTTAGCCATCAACTTGGTATGTTTAGCTTTATTTTTTGTGTTTTTCTGACCTTTTGGTTTTGGCATAATTCTATTTTTTATTCGCTCTTAAAAGCATATTTTGTTCTTCCATTAAATCGGACAGCTTAGACAAAAGTTCAATATCCTTGGGTGTCTTTACTGTTTTATTTTTTACATCTTGGGATTTATCACGTAATTGATTCATAGCCTTAACAACTACAAAAACTGTAAGTCCAACAATTAAGAAGTCTAAAACAACTTCAAACAATTCGCCATAATACACAGCCACCTCTTGCGTGGTAACAACACCTTCACTAGTAGTGATAGCATCTCTTAAAATATAGCGTTTATTATGAAAATTTAATCCATCCGTCATTAATGATAATGGTGGCAAAAATACTTTTTTAACCATCACATCAATAACCTTATTAAAAGACGCTCCTATTATTATACCAATAGCCATGTCCATCATATTACCTTTGACAGCAAATTCTTTGAATTCTTTAAAAAATTTCATTTGAAAACTACTTTTAAAAATCTGAAGTTAATTCGGCAAAAATACATTAATGCGCTATATAGTCTAATCGTTTGCTGATTTATTATACGCTCTTATCATAAAAAAAGCCCATACAAATACGCAAAGAAACACAATAACGGAAAACCAAAATACAATACTATTTCCTTCCATTATTCACTAATTTAATATAAATCATTACTCCTAAAAGCGTTGGCGCCCATAAACCTATAAAAATACCATGTAATTGATCCCCTTTAAGAAACACATATTCTGCGACCAATATAATTGCAAGACACAATACTAATAGTAAGATGTTGCTTAATCCTATTTTATTTTTATAATTCATTCGTACTTATTAGAGTTTTCACCAAGTTAGCAAATTATTAATAAACAACAAATAGTAAATTTCAAATTACACTTTAGCTGACTTATTTGCGTTTTGACGAGTAATAATTTTAAATAATAAAAATATTATGTATTTCAGCGATAAAAAATGTTTTTAAACTTGTTTTTTACAAAATATTACATACATTGGTCGAAGAACTTAACCTTTCAACTTATAAATACCCTTAATTATGAAAAACGCAACCCTACTTCTACTGCTAACCTTTTGCCAAACAATTTTCGCAACAAACACAGCAACGTTAAAAGCTAACGCACCGTATGTAAATAGCGTGCAATTATTAAGATTAGACTATACCGCTCCAAACGGAGCTATAAGAGAACTCGCTCTAGGGTTTACTTCTGACAACGTAGCTTCTGATGGTTTAGATTATGGTTACGACGCTAGCGTTATCGAGCCATATACTAATGACTTAAATTGGTTGATAGAAGATAACAGATACGTAATACAAGGTGTTGGTGCATTTGATGACACAAAACAATATCTATTTGGATTATATAACGAATTTAGCGGAGATGCTACAATTGAACTATCGAGCACACAAAATTTTGACACTATAATAAATGTATTCATTTATGATGCTTTACTAAACACCTATACACAAATAAACGACAGTCCTTACACAGTCACAATTGACGCACAAGATTATACTGATCGTTTTTATATTGCCTTTAGTCAACCTGAAACAACTGATAGCAATGACACTGTAGATTCTCTTGATATATCAGGAGATAACGACAACACTATTGACCCTTCTATCATAACTCCAAAAGGGCAACTAAAAGTAAGATATATAAAAGGACTAAATCAATTAAAAATAAGCTCTCAAAACAAAGCTGTAATCCAACAAATAACGGTTTACAACTATAACGGATCAACTATAGAGTCCAAACAAAATATCAATAATAAGAAAACAAGTATCTACGTTAATACAACAGATAAAAACCTTATTCTTCATATTAAAACTGATACAGAAACAATCATAAAACAAGTTGTGATAGGTTCTATCTAAAATAACACACTCATTTTAATAAAAAAAGTGCACTAACTATAGTGCACTTTTTTTATTTCCCTACTCAACTAGCAACACTTAATACCATTTGAATCGTTTATCAGCAACAGGATCGATTTCACTAATAAACAATCGCAATTAGAACGCCAGACTACTATTACAAGCGGACTTTTCACTATCAAAGAAAAGACACACAACAAATTACAAACATAACACAACCAACAATCTACAACGTAAAAAAACTCACCATTTGCATAGTGAGTTTTTTTAATCTTTAATTATAGGAATCTCTTATAATATTTATTTCTTATAATATTGGACATATTTTCTATAAGAAAAGAAACCAATAATAGCCACAATACCTAATGCTATAGCTATAAATTTAAAGCTTACAATTTGATCTCCACTAGCATAACTATGCAATCCAGAAAGGTAGAAGTTAACCCCAAAATAAGTCATTAATATAGTACTAAATGTAATAATTGCCATTAAGTTAAAAAACCAACGCCCACGTAAACCCGGCACTAATCGCATGTGTATCACAAACGCATACAACATGATACTAATAAGCGCCCAAGTTTCCTTTGGATCCCAGCCCCAATAACGCCCCCAACTTTCGTTGGCCCATTGTCCACCAAGAAAATTACCTATCGTCAGCATTACTAAACCAACCGTTAAAGACATTTCTGTTATAATAGTTAATTCTTTAATATTAATATCCATTTTAGATTTGTTCGCTTTGTTTGTTAGTATCATTAATACTAAAGACACAACACCTAATATCATCCCTAAGGTAAACGGTCCATAACTTGCTACAATAACAGCAACATGTATCATTAACCAATAACTATCTAATACTGGTTGTAAATTCGCAATAGCTGGATCCATCCAATTCCAATGCGCAATCATTAATATCATTGCAGTAACAAAAGCAGTAGATGCTAAAGTCAAATCACTTTTTCTACCAAAGGCTAAACCAAAAAACATTGTTGCCCACGCTACATATATCATAGACTCGTAAGCATCACTCCAAGGCGCATGCCCCGAAATATACCAACGCGCTATCAATCCTGCTGTATGTAATATAAATAGCCCTAAAATGATAAATTTAAAAACAATAACACTTTTATTTAACCACGTATTGCTCGTTTTAAAAATCTGCCAAACAAGTAACACAAACAAGAGTGTTCCAGCGTACATATACCAACTAAACAACTTTTTAAATACATCATATTTATTATATAATATCTCTGCATTTATTTTACTTTCACTAAGCATTACTGTCGCCCCTACCTTACTTTGAGACGTCTTAAAGGCGTCTAATAACTTTTCAGATTTAGTATAATCGTTTGTCTTTTTAGCTTCATTTAAAGTATACAAATACCAATCAAAACCAGACCCTATAAAACTACCATAAGTTGTGTCTGTAATTTTTTGATTGTACCCTTCATTTTTATATTCGAAAGGCGAAATCCATTTATTGTTCTCATCCTCCGGAACAGGAAATATCTTAAGTGAACGTCCTTCAATAGCATTACTCAGCAAATTGATACGCTGATTAGTCTCCATGAATTCTTTCTGAATCCCTGTTTGAGATTTTACCGCAGATGCTTCCTCTAAATACGGGTCCAATTTATACTTAAAATCTTCCGTAAAGAAATCTAATAATCTAGCGAATTCCTGATCCTTAGGAATACCAATAACACTTCTAATCGAATCTGATTTATGTGCCTTCAAATAAATAATTGGCACATTATACCATAACATTGGACTTTCTTGAATACTCAAGAAAATTTGATTAGCCGTCATTCCTTCATAAGTCTCATGCTTTGTCAACTTTCTTAACAACTCTGAAGCATAAGTATCAATAGGCATCATACGCCCATCTAAATCTTGAATTACAATATGCCCAAACTTATCCGCATGTGCTTTAGGTGCAACATTAGCTTTTAGGATAGAATCTATTTGAAATTTAGACGGAATTTTATTTTCTGTTTCCTGATGACCATGACCATCATTTTCTGTGTGCTGCTCCGTTTGAGCGAAACCATTTAAACTAAAACACAATAATAGAATAGCACTTAGCTTTGCCTTTTTACTTTTAATTTTTTCCAATCCATTTTGTAAATCTCTAAATCTAGTATGGTTTGCAAATAAAATGGCCATCATACCAAAATACAGTAAAAAGTAACCCGCATATGTGACCCAAGTTCCCCAAAAATCATGATTTACAGATAAAATAGTCCCTTTTAAATCTTTGTCATAATCGGCTTGAAAAAAGCGATACCCTTTATGATCCAATATATTATTCATATAAATATGAAAATCAAAATCTCCTGTCTCCTTATCGATAACTGTCACCTTACTTTCGTAAGACGAATAATTATTCTCCGTACCAGGATATTTTTCAGCAATAAAATCGTTTAATTTAACTTCAAAAGGCAGCTCCAAAACTTTAGAGCCATATTTTAAATCAATATCCAATCCGCCCACATTCACTTCTGTAAAACGGTTATTAGACCATTGACTTCCTAAAAGCTTAACTTCTTTAGTTTCTCCATTTGCAGTCACATTTAATACGACAGCGTTTTCATCTTGCTTTAAGAAACTAGCCTTTTTAACAACATCAAATTTTCCTTTCACAACAGGCTTAGGAAACACCAATTGCATGTCTCCGATAACGTATCTAGCACGCAACATTAAAGGCTGTATCGTATCCTTTACAAGTTTACCTTGCGCCATAGTTGCCATAATCAAATACTCTCCTTCAAATGGAGAATCTACCATTAAACCTTCCGGAGTCGTGGTAATATTTATAGCACCTTCTGTTGGTTTATCCAAAGCCACTAATAGACTATGTATGTTTTCGACACTACCCTGTTTTAAAAAGTGGTTATGCGGACCACCACTTTGAGCTTCAACTATTTTTAAATAATTTTCTCCCGCATCATCAGGAATGACATCCATTTCTGCACCAAGAAAAAAATCGGTTAACTCAAATCTTACAGGAGCGTTATCATAATAAACAGTGTAATCAAAACTGTTATTCATTCTTCCAGAAAAATCGACTTCTTTATCAAATGGCAAACGTTGTGGCACCCCTTCTATCTCATAATCACCATCTATATTAGCAGTAATATAAGTTCTTTGCGATAAAAAGGCACTTTCTGTCTCTCCCTCTCTAATAGCAATCATACCTTCAAAACCAAAATAACGGGTAATACCAGCACCGAAAATAATTAATATAAAAGCTAAATGCAGCGTTAACGTTGCCCATTTTTCCTTACGCAACAGCCTAAATTTAAAAATATTACCAATAAAATTAACCATAAACAACACCATGATCGCTTCAAACCACCAGGCGTTATAAATTAAATTTCGGGTATAAGGTGTTGGAGACGTATCCATGTTTCTGTCTAAAATGGTACCTGTTGCCATGGCAACAGCAAATACAATAAATAAGACAGATGTTAATCGTGTAGAAAATAAGATTTTGGCGATTCTATTTTGCATAATAATAGGCCTTTTTTAGCTCGTGCAAAGATAATCGTTTTTGTTGGTTATAAATCCCTTAAAACTTCCAAATCTTGTGTTAAAATTATCGTTGTTTGTTTTGCCTAGCTTCAAAGATTTTTAAATACATAAATGTTCCCATTTTCCGTGCCCTACGTTTCGCATTATCAGCTATTTCACCTTCAAAAAATTGATCTAATGTGGCATACCATAAATTCAGCCAAACGCCAAAATGCATTTCTGAAATAGTATTATCAAGCGTTTCATCTACTTTTTCATGTGCAACTAGCGGATTACCGACATACTTATGTTCTAACTTTTTACCTATAAATAAGCTGGTTTCCCAAAAGGTCGTCAAATGATCTAAATGCTGATCCCAATCTGTTATGATTTCATAAAAAATAGGACCTAATAAATTATCTGCTCTAACTTTTATGTAAAATTCATCTACTAAAAGTTTAACATCGGCTCTGTTAGCAATTTCTTTTCGTTTCATCTTAAACAAAGATAAAGTTTTGTCTTCTTATATCTCTATTTTCTTAGTATTTTAGCGCCATGATTAAAATAGTTTTGCTTGGCGCAGGAAATGTAGCCACACACTTATACAAAGTCTTTAAAACCGCTTCAAATATTGAAGTTGTACAATGGTACAATCGCAATAAAAAAGCTATTGAAAGTTACAAAAACGAAGTAGAGATTACGGACGATGTTAATAACCTAATAGAAGCAGATGTCTATATTATTGCCATTAGCGATGACGCTATTGAAGCCTTAAGCGCCTCTCTTCCTTTTGAAAACAGATTAGTGGTTCATACTTCCGGAAGTGCCCGTTTATATGATATTGATCAGAAACACTATAGAGGTGTCTTTTATCCTTTACAAACCTTTAGTAAAGCTGTAGACTTAGACTTTACAACGGTCCCTATTTGCATTGAAACGTTAAGAAAACAAGATTTTAAACTCTTAGAAACTATTGGAAAAAGCTTAGGATGCACAACCTACAAAGTAAACCCTAAACAGAGACCTGCATTACATTTAGCTGCTGTATTTATTAATAATTTTACGAATCAGATTTACAGAGTCGCACATGAAATTACAGAAAAGCAAGGCGCTGATTTTGACATTTTAAA
This portion of the Olleya sp. Bg11-27 genome encodes:
- the mscL gene encoding large conductance mechanosensitive channel protein MscL → MKFFKEFKEFAVKGNMMDMAIGIIIGASFNKVIDVMVKKVFLPPLSLMTDGLNFHNKRYILRDAITTSEGVVTTQEVAVYYGELFEVVLDFLIVGLTVFVVVKAMNQLRDKSQDVKNKTVKTPKDIELLSKLSDLMEEQNMLLRANKK
- the ccsA gene encoding cytochrome c biogenesis protein CcsA, whose product is MQNRIAKILFSTRLTSVLFIVFAVAMATGTILDRNMDTSPTPYTRNLIYNAWWFEAIMVLFMVNFIGNIFKFRLLRKEKWATLTLHLAFILIIFGAGITRYFGFEGMIAIREGETESAFLSQRTYITANIDGDYEIEGVPQRLPFDKEVDFSGRMNNSFDYTVYYDNAPVRFELTDFFLGAEMDVIPDDAGENYLKIVEAQSGGPHNHFLKQGSVENIHSLLVALDKPTEGAINITTTPEGLMVDSPFEGEYLIMATMAQGKLVKDTIQPLMLRARYVIGDMQLVFPKPVVKGKFDVVKKASFLKQDENAVVLNVTANGETKEVKLLGSQWSNNRFTEVNVGGLDIDLKYGSKVLELPFEVKLNDFIAEKYPGTENNYSSYESKVTVIDKETGDFDFHIYMNNILDHKGYRFFQADYDKDLKGTILSVNHDFWGTWVTYAGYFLLYFGMMAILFANHTRFRDLQNGLEKIKSKKAKLSAILLLCFSLNGFAQTEQHTENDGHGHQETENKIPSKFQIDSILKANVAPKAHADKFGHIVIQDLDGRMMPIDTYASELLRKLTKHETYEGMTANQIFLSIQESPMLWYNVPIIYLKAHKSDSIRSVIGIPKDQEFARLLDFFTEDFKYKLDPYLEEASAVKSQTGIQKEFMETNQRINLLSNAIEGRSLKIFPVPEDENNKWISPFEYKNEGYNQKITDTTYGSFIGSGFDWYLYTLNEAKKTNDYTKSEKLLDAFKTSQSKVGATVMLSESKINAEILYNKYDVFKKLFSWYMYAGTLLFVLLVWQIFKTSNTWLNKSVIVFKFIILGLFILHTAGLIARWYISGHAPWSDAYESMIYVAWATMFFGLAFGRKSDLTLASTAFVTAMILMIAHWNWMDPAIANLQPVLDSYWLMIHVAVIVASYGPFTLGMILGVVSLVLMILTNKANKSKMDINIKELTIITEMSLTVGLVMLTIGNFLGGQWANESWGRYWGWDPKETWALISIMLYAFVIHMRLVPGLRGRWFFNLMAIITFSTILMTYFGVNFYLSGLHSYASGDQIVSFKFIAIALGIVAIIGFFSYRKYVQYYKK
- a CDS encoding group III truncated hemoglobin; the encoded protein is MKRKEIANRADVKLLVDEFYIKVRADNLLGPIFYEIITDWDQHLDHLTTFWETSLFIGKKLEHKYVGNPLVAHEKVDETLDNTISEMHFGVWLNLWYATLDQFFEGEIADNAKRRARKMGTFMYLKIFEARQNKQR
- a CDS encoding Rossmann-like and DUF2520 domain-containing protein, giving the protein MIKIVLLGAGNVATHLYKVFKTASNIEVVQWYNRNKKAIESYKNEVEITDDVNNLIEADVYIIAISDDAIEALSASLPFENRLVVHTSGSARLYDIDQKHYRGVFYPLQTFSKAVDLDFTTVPICIETLRKQDFKLLETIGKSLGCTTYKVNPKQRPALHLAAVFINNFTNQIYRVAHEITEKQGADFDILKPLITETARKVQEVSPYLAQTGPAKRNDKKTIKRHLKLLDNPHHEAIYNLLTESIKKTHGQ